From Tripterygium wilfordii isolate XIE 37 chromosome 13, ASM1340144v1, whole genome shotgun sequence, the proteins below share one genomic window:
- the LOC120013672 gene encoding sugar transport protein 10-like, with amino-acid sequence MAGGAFVAHGGGRVYEGKVTLFVVITCLVAATGGLIFGYDIGVSGGVTSMPQFLTKFFPSVWDKMNDKTRHETEYCKFDSEMLTLFTSSLYLAALVASFFASVVTRAFGRKISMLFGGLVFLCGALLNGFATNIEMLIIGRLLLGIGVGFANQAVPVYLSEMAPAKIRGALNMCFQMAITIGILAAGLINYGTAKIEGNNGWRISLGLAAVPAVIMAIGSLCLPDTPNSILERGNAEKAKKMLQKIRGTDNVEEEFQDLLDATEAAKRVEHPWRNILQPQYRPQLVICILVPFFQQLTGINVIMFYAPVLFKTLGFGDDASLMSACITGGVNVLATFVSIYCADRFGRRALFLEGGGQMLISQILVGVMIAVKFGVKGDGKLSSFDANFILFLICVYVAAFAWSWGPLGWLVPSEICPLEIRSAGQAINVSVNMLFTFLIAQVFLTMLCHMKFGLFFFFAVFVVIMTIFVAFFLPETKNVPIEEMNAVWKAHWFWGRYIPDDAVIGSNNTRKTPDA; translated from the exons ATGGCAGGAGGTGCATTTGTAGCTCATGGTGGGGGAAGGGTCTATGAAGGCAAAGTCACCCTCTTTGTGGTGATCACTTGTCTTGTTGCAGCCACCGGAGGTCTCATCTTTGGTTATGACATTGGTGTCTCAG GTGGTGTGACATCAATGCCACAATTCTTGACCAAGTTCTTCCCTTCGGTGTGGGACAAGATGAATGACAAAACCCGTCATGAAACTGAATACTGCAAATTTGACAGTGAGATGCTTACATTGTTTACCTCTTCCCTCTACCTTGCGGCACTGGTGGCTTCCTTCTTTGCTTCCGTAGTAACCAGAGCCTTTGGCCGTAAAATCTCCATGTTGTTCGGAGGTCTTGTCTTCCTCTGTGGTGCTCTTCTGAACGGATTTGCCACCAACATTGAGATGCTAATTATTGGACGTTTGTTGCTTGGTATTGGTGTTGGATTTGCTAATCAG GCAGTTCCGGTCTATCTCTCTGAGATGGCACCAGCCAAGATTCGTGGAGCTCTCAACATGTGTTTCCAAATGGCCATCACAATTGGTATCCTAGCAGCAGGCCTTATCAACTACGGAACAGCCAAGATCGAAGGCAATAACGGTTGGAGGATTTCTCTAGGTCTTGCAGCCGTACCCGCCGTGATTATGGCCATTGGGTCTCTCTGCCTACCAGACACGCCCAATTCCATTCTTGAGAGAGGCAATGCTGAGAAGGCAAAGAAAATGCTTCAAAAGATCCGTGGCACTGACAATGTCGAAGAGGAGTTTCAAGACCTTCTTGATGCAACTGAAGCTgcaaagagagttgagcatccaTGGAGAAACATCTTGCAACCGCAATACAGACCTCAACTAGTCATTTGCATCCTTGTTCCATTCTTCCAACAGCTCACTGGAATTAATGTCATCATGTTCTATGCTCCAGTCCTTTTCAAGACTTTGGGCTTTGGTGATGATGCTTCACTTATGTCCGCATGTATAACCGGTGGTGTTAATGTCCTTGCCACTTTTGTTTCCATCTACTGTGCAGACAGGTTCGGGCGCAGGGCTTTGTTCCTTGAAGGTGGCGGCCAGATGCTTATCAGCCAG ATCTTAGTGGGAGTCATGATAGCAGTGAAATTCGGTGTCAAAGGTGATGGAAAACTGTCAAGTTTCGATGCCAATTTCATCCTCTTCTTGATCTGCGTTTACGTAGCAGCATTCGCATGGTCCTGGGGACCTTTGGGTTGGTTGGTACCTAGTGAAATATGCCCTCTGGAAATCCGATCAGCAGGTCAAGCCATCAATGTCTCGGTGAACATGCTCTTCACCTTCCTCATTGCTCAAGTCTTCCTGACCATGCTTTGCCACATGAAATTTggtctcttctttttctttgctgTCTTTGTCGTTATAATGACTATCTTTGTGGCCTTCTTCTTGCCCGAGACAAAGAACGTACCCATTGAAGAGATGAATGCAGTGTGGAAGGCACACTGGTTCTGGGGCAGGTATATCCCAGATGACGCTGTCATTGGCAGCAACAATACCAGGAAAACCCCAGATGCTTGA
- the LOC120011979 gene encoding sugar transport protein 10-like, with protein MAGGVYVSSGGGGNYEGQVTAFVIIACMVAAMGGLIFGYDIGISGGVTSMSEFLIKFFPSVYRKEISDGASQNPYCKFDSQMLQLFTSSLYLAALVASFFASVITRMFGRKLSMFIGGAVFLVGAILNGAATNLAMLIIGRVLLGVGVGFANQSVPVYLSEMAPPKIRGALNIGFQMAITIGILVANLVNYGTSKMKGGNGWRISLGLAAVPAIMMSVGSLFLPDTPNSLIERGQTDKAKKMLQKIRGTDAVDQEFQDLIEASDAAKQVEHPWRNIMQPRYRPQLVITCCIPCFQQLTGINVIMFYAPVLFKTLGFGDDASLMSAVITGLVNVLATIVSVVCVDRFGRRALLLQGGAQMLICQIAVGIVLGLTFGTSGQGSLSKGVADFVLFLICAYVAAFAWSWGPLGWLIPSEISPLEIRSAGQAINVSVNMLFTFVIAQAFLSMLCHMKFGLFFFFAAFVLIMTIFVYSLLPETRRVPIEEMNGVWKSHWFWGKYIPFDAPGTSHSVQLPPGKQV; from the exons ATGGCTGGAGGAGTTTATGTTTCTAGTGGAGGGGGTGGCAACTATGAGGGTCAGGTCACTGCGTTTGTGATAATTGCTTGCATGGTTGCTGCCATGGGTGGTCTCATTTTTGGATATGACATTGGAATCTCAG GAGGGGTGACTTCAATGTCGGAGTTCTTGATAAAGTTTTTCCCATCGGTATATAGAAAAGAGATTTCAGATGGTGCCAGTCAAAACCCGTACTGCAAATTTGACAGTCAGATGCTCCAGTTGTTCACCTCTTCCCTGTACCTGGCAGCACTTGTTGCTTCTTTCTTTGCTTCTGTAATAACCAGGATGTTTGGTCGAAAATTGTCGATGTTTATCGGAGGCGCTGTCTTTCTTGTGGGTGCTATTCTCAATGGTGCAGCTACTAATCTCGCAATGCTTATCATTGGCCGCGTATTGTTGGGTGTAGGCGTTGGTTTCGCGAATCAG TCAGTACCAGTGTATCTATCTGAAATGGCACCGCCGAAGATCAGAGGAGCTCTGAACATTGGCTTTCAGATGGCAATTACAATTGGAATACTAGTTGCTAACCTTGTGAATTATGGTACATCAAAGATGAAGGGAGGAAATGGGTGGAGGATTTCCTTAGGTCTTGCTGCTGTTCCAGCAATAATGATGAGTGTTGGATCTCTCTTCCTACCCGACACACCAAATTCCCTGATTGAGAGAGGCCAAACTGACAAGGCAAAGAAGATGTTACAAAAGATCCGAGGCACTGACGCTGTGGACCAGGAGTTCCAAGATCTTATCGAGGCAAGTGATGCAGCGAAGCAAGTTGAACATCCATGGAGAAACATCATGCAGCCAAGATACAGACCTCAGCTTGTCATTACTTGCTGCATCCCATGCTTTCAGCAGCTAACTGGCATCAACGTAATTATGTTTTACGCTCCAGTTCTCTTCAAGACTTTGGGATTTGGTGACGATGCTTCTCTCATGTCTGCGGTTATTACAGGCCTTGTTAATGTCCTAGCCACAATAGTTTCTGTTGTCTGCGTCGATAGGTTTGGTAGAAGGGCCCTGTTGCTTCAAGGAGGTGCACAGATGCTTATTTGCCAG ATTGCTGTTGGAATTGTCCTAGGCTTGACGTTCGGGACCAGCGGTCAAGGTTCATTGTCGAAAGGCGTTGCAGATTTTGTGCTGTTCTTGATATGTGCATACGTCGCAGCATTTGCATGGTCTTGGGGTCCGCTAGGGTGGTTGATACCCAGTGAAATATCACCTCTAGAGATCCGGTCAGCCGGGCAAGCTATCAATGTCTCAGTGAACATGCTTTTCACCTTCGTCATAGCTCAAGCTTTCCTCTCCATGCTTTGCCACATGAAGTTCggtctcttctttttctttgcagCATTTGTACTGATAATGACTATATTCGTATACAGCCTCTTGCCTGAGACCAGAAGGGTCCCCATTGAAGAGATGAATGGTGTCTGGAAATCACATTGGTTCTGGGGCAAGTACATCCCATTTGATGCGCCAGGTACAAGCCACAGTGTCCAGCTTCCTCCGGGCAAGCAGGTTTGA
- the LOC120013460 gene encoding E2F-associated phosphoprotein, with translation MEGENKNKDAVESPTNSQQTVSDDDVIDYSIKPEFYDSDLDEKDEKWANKQRRGSNTDAVLSCPACFTTLCLECQRHEKYLTQYRAVFVRNCKIVRGEVRQISLNQRRGKRKRDSGGSEPSSARAETFKKVCCSVCSTEVGVIDEEEVYHFFDVLPSES, from the exons ATGGAAggagagaacaaaaacaaagatgCCGTTGAATCCCCAACTAATTCACAACAAACGg TTTCAGATGATGATGTAATAGACTATTCTATCAAACCAGAGTTCTATGATTCAGATCTTGATGAGAAAGATGAAAAATGGGCTAACAAGCAGAGAAGAGGATCTAATACTGATGCTGTACTTAGCTGTCCAGCTTGTTTCACGACCCTCTGTTTGGAGTGTCAAAG ACATGAAAAATATTTAACCCAATACAGGGCGGTTTTTGTTCGCAACTGCAAGATTGTGCGTGGAGAAGTACGGCAAATAAGTCTAAACCAGAGAAGAGgcaaaaggaagagagattcTGGTGGGAGCGAACCCAGTTCTGCTCGTGCTGAAACATTCAAGAAAGTCTGCTGCTCAGTTTGCTCGACTGAAGTTGGAGTTATTGACGAAGAGGAGGTTTATCATTTCTTCGATGTTCTTCCCAGCGAGTCTTGA
- the LOC120011892 gene encoding U6 small nuclear RNA (adenine-(43)-N(6))-methyltransferase, whose product MGGRKNKRKRAERPTIHPNNKYSDNPPDFALLASLYPSFNSFVSYSRDGRPKIDWTNFNATRELTRVLLLHDHGLNWWIPDGQLCPTVPNRSNYIHWIEDLLSSDVILKTNADGDNVKGFDIGTGANCIYPLLGASLLGWSFVGTDATEVALEWAKKNVKNNPQISELIEIREVLTSQDSNSLKESHNGESGSGESQTDLCWTVGKEGEPLPSYPFDLSSSADKSYYGPPVLLGVVKDGEKFDFCMCNPPFFETLEAAGLNPKTSCGGTPDEMVCPGGEKAFITRIIEDSVLLQQSFRWYTSMVGRKSNLKFLISKLRQVGVSIVKTTEFVQGHTCRWGLAWSFVPPARKIISPCVAQRNNLSFILEGIQRQFSAVDVLQSIESFFCSSGASCKLNTSSFTVDVTASVEHCDVILNNEASEASNGEHVLEMSYHSSHSLPALSNSSFRISVYQQIAGTLLVKGSLQHRDSPIAGAFSSVIQQLEEVLKHQFCREKGT is encoded by the exons ATGGGGGGCAGGAAGAACAAGAGGAAGAGAGCGGAGCGACCCACCATCCATCCAAACAACAAATACTCCGACAACCCACCCGACTTTGCTCTCTTGGCTTCTCTATATCCTTCTTTCAATTCCTTCGTCTCATACTCTCGCGACGGTCGACCCAAAATCGACTGGACTAACTTCAACGCCACCCGAGAGCTCACCCGCGTCCTCCTTCTCCACGATCATGGTCTTAATTG GTGGATACCTGATGGACAGCTCTGTCCTACAGTACCTAACAGATCAAATTACATTCATTGGATTGAAGATCTTCTCTCCTCTGACGTTATTCTGAAGACCAATGCTGATGGAGATAATGTGAAGGGTTTTGATATAGGGACCGGAGCCAATTGCATTTACCCACTGCTTGGAGCATCTCTGCTGGGGTGGAGTTTTGTTGGGACAG ATGCAACTGAGGTAGCATTAGAATGGGCGaagaaaaatgttaaaaataatCCACAGATATCAGAGCTAATTGAAATTAGGGAAGTTCTGACTAGTCAAGACTCCAATTCTCTCAAAGAATCACATAATGGCGAGTCAGGCTCTGGTGAAAGCCAAACCGATTTATGCTGGACTGTTGGTAAGGAAGGGGAGCCATTGCCATCTTATCCATTTGATTTGTCCAGCAGTGCAGATAAGAGTTATTATGGACCACCTGTACTTCTTGGTGTTGTCAAAGATGGCGAAAAGTTCGACTTCTGCATGTGTAATCCTCCATTTTTTGAAACACTAGAGGCAGCAGGACTAAATCCAAAAACTTCTTGTGGCGGGACGCCAGATGAGATGGTTTGTCCCGGTGGAGAAAAGGCTTTTATCACCCGTATTATTGAAGATAGTGTCTTGTTGCAGCAGTCGTTTCG GTGGTACACTTCAATGGTAGGAAGGAAATCAAACCTTAAATTTCTCATATCAAAGCTTCGGCAAGTCGGAGTCAGCATAGTAAAGACAACTGAATTTGTCCAAGGCCATACATGTAGATGGGGGCTCGCTTGGTCTTTTGTACCTCCTGCTAGGAAGATAATATCACCTTGTGTTGCTCAGAGGAATAACCTGTCTTTCATTCTTGAG GGTATTCAACGCCAATTCAGCGCGGTAGATGTGTTGCAATCAATTGAATCCTTCTTTTGCAGTAGTGGTGCATCCTGTAAATTGAATACATCCTCATTTACGGTTGAT GTGACTGCTTCTGTTGAACACTGTGACGTGATCCTGAATAATGAGGCTAGTGAAGCCAGCAACGGTGAACATGTGCTGGAGATGTCTTACCATTCATCGCATTCTCTCCCTGCCTTGAGTAACTCGAGTTTCCGCATATCA GTTTATCAGCAAATTGCTGGCACCCTTCTAGTGAAAGGATCACTACAACATAGAGATAGCCCAATTGCAG GAGCATTCTCATCAGTAATCCAACAACTCGAGGAAGTTCTAAAGCACCAATTTTGTAGAGAAAAAGGAACATAG
- the LOC120011978 gene encoding histone H3.2, producing the protein MARTKQTARKSTGGKAPRKQLATKAARKSAPATGGVKKPHRFRPGTVALREIRKYQKSTELLIRKLPFQRLVREIAQDFKTDLRFQSSAVAALQEAAEAYLVGLFEDTNLCAIHAKRVTIMPKDIQLARRIRGERA; encoded by the coding sequence ATGGCTCGTACTAAGCAGACAGCGAGGAAATCGACCGGAGGAAAGGCTCCAAGGAAGCAGCTGGCGACGAAGGCGGCGAGGAAGTCTGCGCCAGCGACTGGAGGAGTGAAGAAGCCACACAGGTTCAGGCCTGGGACGGTGGCTTTGAGAGAGATCAGGAAATACCAGAAGAGCACTGAGTTGTTGATCAGGAAACTCCCCTTCCAGAGACTTGTGAGAGAAATTGCGCAGGATTTTAAGACGGATCTGCGTTTCCAGAGCAGCGCCGTTGCAGCACTGCAGGAGGCGGCCGAGGCTTATTTAGTGGGTCTGTTTGAAGATACTAATCTCTGTGCTATTCATGCCAAGCGTGTGACTATTATGCCTAAAGATATTCAGCTTGCGCGTAGAATCAGGGGTGAGAGAGCCTAG
- the LOC120013533 gene encoding E3 ubiquitin ligase BIG BROTHER-related yields MEGDAKVGSGDRKTNDGEQEQGENPNLNEQEAIASNETLPRQSSTARTPFTNLTQEEADLALARTLQEQERAYMLLSMNNNGSDYGSWEGSYLHDDEDDFDDADADTDVDEDDGTDADDNADAFDVHAHSDGEANNPSIEFDPDVYSSDEAYARALQEAEEREMATRLLALTRINDGEAEDSEDDDGNSQDTWEEVDPDELSYEELLALGEVVGSESRGLSADTIASLPSVNYKAGSSQNGSNDSCVICRLDYEDDETLTVLSCKHSYHSECINNWLKINKVCPVCSAEVSTSGHS; encoded by the exons ATGGAGGGTGACGCGAAAGTAGGTTCTGGTGATCGAAAGACGAATGACGGCGAGCAAGAACAAGGAGAGAACCCTAATTTGAATGAACAGGAAGCGATTGCATCGAATGAGACGCTGCCACGACAGTCCTCCACCGCAAGAACCCCTTTCACTAACCTAACTCAGGAAGAAGCGGACCTCGCTCTCGCTCGCACCCTGCAAGAACag GAAAGGGCATACATGCTGTTAAGTATGAACAACAATGGTAGCGATTATGGAAGTTGGGAAGGAAGTTATTTGCATGATGACGAGGACGATTTTGATGATGCCGATGCTGATACTGATGTGGATGAGGATGATGGCACTGATGCAGATGATAATGCAGATGCATTTGATGTGCATGCTCATTCTGATGGAGAGGCTAACAACCCCAGCATTGAGTTTGACCCAGATGTCTATTCAAGTGATGAGGCTTATGCTAGAGCCCTTCAGGAGGCCGAAGAGAGAGAAATGGCAACTAGATTGCTGGCACTTACTAGGATAAATGATG GAGAAGCTGAGGACTCTGAGGATGATGATGGTAACTCTCAG GATACTTGGGAAGAAGTTGATCCAGATGAACTTTCATATGAG GAGTTGCTTGCACTGGGTGAAGTGGTTGGAAGTGAAAGTAGAGGGCTTTCAGCTGATACTATTGCATCTTTGCCTTCAGTAAACTACAAGGCAGGAAGTAGTCAGAATGGAAGCAATGATTC GTGTGTTATATGCCGGTTAGACTATGAAGATGATGAGACCTTGACAGTGCTTTCTTGCAAACATTCCTACCATTCTGAATGCATCAACAATTGGTTAAAGATAAACAAG GTCTGTCCTGTTTGTAGTGCTGAGGTCTCCACATCAGGGCATAGCTAG
- the LOC120013548 gene encoding berberine bridge enzyme-like 8 has translation MGISRLRILPLLSILLSITPCFATSNSTNETFLQCLIDHALPSHPISNAIYTQGNSSYSSVLQSYIRNLRFNTSTTPKPILILTALHESHIQATIICAQKHGLQMKIRSGGHDFEGLSYVSNIVPFFVLDMFNLRSIDIDVATETAWVHTGATLGEVYYSINEKNKTWGFPAGVCPTVGVGGHFSGGGYGNMMRKYGLTVDNIVDAKLIDVQGRLLDRKSMGEDLFWAIIGGGGGSFGVVVSYKIKVIHVPEVVTVFTVRRTLEQNATNIVHSWEQVAPNLDQNLFIRLNMDVVNSSSTSGIGGKTIRASFLALFLGDSTRLLKIMNESFPELGLVQSDCIEMGWLESVLYWTNFPIGTPTNALLSRVPQVLTHLKRKSDYVTKPIPKEGLEGIWKKMIELERPILTFNPYGGRMAEIPATATPFPHRAGNLWKIMYATNWDEDGTEAANKYINLTRELYSYMTPFVSKNPRHAFLNYKDLDLGINNQGKNRYFEGRVYGIKYFMENFNRLVQIKTKVDPGNFFKNEQSVPTLPYKKK, from the coding sequence ATGGGCATTTCAAGGCTTAGGATTCTTCCATTGCTATCAATTCTTCTCTCAATAACACCCTGTTTCGCTACTtcaaattcaacaaatgaaACCTTCCTCCAATGCCTAATAGACCATGCTTTGCCATCCCATCCAATCTCCAATGCAATTTACACTCAAGGCAACTCTTCCTACTCTTCTGTTCTACAATCCTACATTCGAAATCTCCGATTCAATACGTCCACGACCCCCAAACCAATCCTAATCCTCACTGCATTGCACGAATCTCACATCCAAGCTACCATAATTTGTGCTCAAAAACATGGATTGCAGATGAAAATCAGGAGTGGAGGGCATGATTTTGAGGGCTTATCTTATGTATCAAACATTGTCCCATTTTTTGTTCTCGACATGTTCAATCTCCGGTCCATCGACATCGATGTAGCCACCGAGACTGCTTGGGTCCATACCGGGGCGACTCTCGGTGAGGTCTACTACAGCATCAATGAGAAGAACAAGACCTGGGGGTTCCCCGCTGGGGTTTGTCCAACAGTTGGTGTTGGTGGACATTTTAGTGGAGGAGGGTATGGTAATATGATGAGAAAATACGGCCTAACCGTCGACAACATCGTCGACGCGAAGTTGATTGATGTTCAAGGCAGACTTCTTGATAGGAAATCAATGGGGGAGGATTTGTTTTGGGCAATtataggaggaggaggaggtagTTTTGGTGTAGTTGTCTCATACAAGATAAAAGTTATCCATGTCCCTGAAGTAGTCACTGTTTTTACAGTGAGGAGGACATTAGAACAAAATGCAACAAATATAGTGCATAGTTGGGAACaagttgcaccaaatcttgatcAAAACCTCTTCATTAGGCTTAATATGGATGTTGTGAATAGTAGCAGTACAAGTGGAATTGGGGGGAAAACAATTAGGGCTTCATTTCTTGCCCTATTTCTTGGTGACTCAACTAGACTACTCAAAATCATGAATGAGAGCTTCCCTGAATTGGGTTTGGTTCAATCTGATTGTATTGAAATGGGTTGGCTTGAATCAGTCTTGTATTGGACTAATTTCCCAATTGGGACACCAACTAATGCTCTACTTAGCAGGGTACCCCAAGTACTAACCCATTTGAAGAGAAAATCAGATTACGTCACAAAACCAATTCCAAAGGAGGGCTTGGAGGGGATTTGGAAGAAAATGATTGAATTAGAGAGACCAATCCTGACTTTCAATCCTTATGGTGGTAGAATGGCTGAGATTCCGGCCACTGCGACACCTTTTCCGCACCGGGCTGGGAACTTGTGGAAGATCATGTATGCAACAAATTGGGATGAAGATGGAACTGAGGCTGCTAATAAGTATATCAATTTGACCAGGGAGCTCTATAGTTACATGACACCATTTGTGTCCAAGAACCCTAGACATGCATTCTTGAACTATAAGGATCTTGATTTGGGTATTAACAATCAAGGCAAGAACAGATACTTTGAAGGTAGGGTTTATGGGATCAAATACTTTATGGAGAATTTTAACAGGTTGGTGCAAATTAAGACCAAGGTTGATCCTGGTAATTTCTTTAAGAATGAACAAAGTGTGCCTACCCTTCCATACAAGAAGAAGTAG
- the LOC120011973 gene encoding putative pentatricopeptide repeat-containing protein At5g08310, mitochondrial: MKSRALSATARIYSCSARFCRPIFTKPQNNVILAPTNNNVVNDLINIFTKNPICTNNSELDSLAPLLSTKIVETVLTGFKNWKTAYMFFDWASNQYGYKHNIYTYNAMASILSSARQNAPLRDLATNVVESRCFMSPGALGFLIRCLGSVGLVEEANLLFDQVKEKGLCVPNGYSYNCLLDAISRSSSIDLADMRLKEMRDYGFDCGKYTLTPLLQVYCTAGEFDKALDVYKQIQDQGWLDAHVFSILLLYFCKWGEVDKAFKLIERMDGHGIRLNEKTFATMINLLVRESRTDKALQFFNEIRKSGFTPNVSLYYVFIEELCKTKEVVKAFHLYSEMKELGIQIDVGITRKLLSSFSEEGDLIQMLRESWEHMDEEVRTLLCNRILDIFVSKGTIDKAYDLLLEMMGREVTSDIKLRSVLSNKEVAVPNTTSFIIVIDGLLKCGKLDVALNLFQDMVRIGYKPNLVLYNNLIFGLCNSNRLEESYELLREMKESRFEPTQFTHNSIFGCLCQRRDVMGAIALLREMRVFGHEPWIKNSTLLVKNLCNNRQVMEACKFLDTMAQEGFPPDIIAYSAAMDGLIRINKLDGALEIFQELSTRGFCPDVVAHNIIINGLCRAKRVAEAQNLLNEMLMKGVVPSVATYNLLIDGWCKNDGIDQAMLWFSRMCESEREPNVISYTTLISGLCTARRPDDALMLLNQMGGRKCAPNRIAYQALVHGLCKCGRTDEALVHFYHMKEKKMKSDTYVYIGFISAFITNSNLAMALEMLKQMVDGGSFPDPADNNYPILRDAIYKLLEDSRTSSCIRKLIEENSSLQITLSDVGREGGFEPIV, translated from the coding sequence ATGAAGTCGCGTGCTCTCTCCGCCACCGCCAGGATTTACTCTTGCAGCGCGCGTTTCTGCAGACCCATATTCACCAAACCACAGAATAATGTTATTCTCGCTCCAACCAACAACAACGTCGTCAATGACCTCATCAACATCTTCACCAAAAATCCCATCTGCACAAATAACTCAGAACTTGACAGCCTTGCACCATTGCTTAGTACTAAAATTGTTGAGACTGTATTGACAGGTTTCAAGAACTGGAAGACAGCGTATATGTTCTTCGATTGGGCTTCAAATCAGTATGGATACAAGCACAATATTTATACGTACAATGCCATGGCCTCAATACTGTCAAGTGCTCGACAAAATGCCCCACTGAGAGATTTAGCCACAAACGTTGTGGAATCTCGTTGCTTTATGAGTCCGGGGGCTTTGGGTTTCTTGATTAGGTGTTTGGGTAGTGTGGGATTAGTTGAAGAGGCCAATTTGTTGTTTGATCAAGTTAAAGAGAAGGGTCTATGTGTGCCAAACGGTTACAGCTATAATTGTTTGTTGGATGCAATTTCTCGGTCTAGCTCAATTGATTTGGCTGATATGAGACTGAAAGAAATGCGTGATTATGGTTTTGACTGCGGTAAGTACACTTTGACCCCATTGTTGCAGGTATATTGCACTGCTGGGGAGTTTGATAAAGCTTTGGACGTTTACAAACAGATCCAGGACCAGGGTTGGTTAGATGCACACGTGTTTTCTATCTTGCTACTGTACTTTTGCAAGTGGGGTGAAGTAGATAAGGCGTTCAAGTTGATTGAAAGAATGGATGGTCATGGTATTAGATTGAATGAGAAGACGTTTGCCACAATGATAAATCTGCTAGTGAGGGAGTCCAGGACTGATAAGGCTCTGCAATTTTTCAATGAGATACGAAAATCAGGTTTTACTCCTAATGTTTCTCTTTATTACGTGTTCATTGAAGAGCTCTGTAAAACGAAAGAAGTTGTGAAGGCCTTTCATTTGTATTCAGAGATGAAAGAATTGGGTATTCAAATTGATGTTGGAATAACCAGAAAGCTCTTATCTTCATTTTCTGAAGAAGGGGATTTAATTCAAATGCTGAGAGAAAGTTGGGAACACATGGATGAGGAAGTTAGGACATTGCTTTGCAATCgtattttggatatttttgttagcaaGGGCACAATAGATAAAGCTTATGATCTACTATTGGAGATGATGGGGAGGGAGGTCACTAGTGATATTAAATTGCGTAGTGTCTTAAGCAATAAGGAAGTTGCAGTACCTAACACGACTTCTTTCATTATTGTTATAGATGGCCTTCTCAAATGTGGGAAATTAGACGTCGCATTAAACCTTTTTCAAGATATGGTGAGAATTGGTTACAAACCTAATTTAGTGCTTtacaacaatttaatttttgggCTATGCAATTCAAATAGACTTGAGGAAAGTTATGAGCTTTTAAGAGAGATGAAGGAGTCAAGATTTGAGCCAACCCAATTTACTCATAACTCCATATTTGGGTGCCTATGCCAGAGAAGGGATGTTATGGGAGCCATTGCTCTGTTGAGGGAGATGCGAGTTTTTGGACACGAGCCTTGGATAAAAAACTCTACGTTACTCGTCAAAAATCTATGCAACAATAGGCAGGTAATGGAAGCATGCAAATTTCTTGATACCATGGCTCAAGAAGGGTTTCCTCCCGATATAATTGCCTACTCTGCTGCAATGGATGGTTTGATTAGAATTAATAAACTGGACGGTGCTCTGGAGATATTCCAAGAACTAAGTACGCGTGGGTTTTGTCCTGATGTGGTTGCTCACAACATAATAATAAATGGTCTCTGCAGAGCCAAAAGAGTTGCAGAAGCACAAAATCTTTTGAATGAGATGCTGATGAAGGGAGTTGTTCCCTCTGTAGCCACCTACAATTTGCTGATAGACGGATGGTGCAAAAATGATGGTATTGATCAGGCGATGCTTTGGTTTTCCAGGATGTGTGAAAGTGAGAGAGAACCGAATGTGATTAGTTATACGACTTTGATAAGTGGACTATGTACTGCTAGAAGACCTGATGATGCTCTCATGCTTTTGAATCAAATGGGGGGAAGAAAATGTGCTCCCAATAGAATTGCTTATCAGGCCCTTGTTCATGGTCTTTGCAAGTGCGGTAGGACTGATGAAGCTTTAGTTCATTTCTACCAcatgaaagagaagaaaatgaaatccgATACTTATGTTTATATAGGATTTATAAGTGCTTTTATTACCAACTCAAACCTAGCCATGGCTTTGGAGATGCTAAAACAGATGGTTGATGGAGGAAGTTTCCCAGATCCAGCTGATAACAATTACCCAATTTTAAGAGATGCAATATATAAACTTTTAGAAGATTCTAGAACTTCATCATGTATTAGGAAACTTATTGAGGAAAACAGTTCTCTACAAATTACCCTTTCAGATGTGGGAAGAGAGGGTGGATTTGAGCCCATTGTTTGA